GCTTCTaatgatttgttgttgggtAGTATACCCAATAAAATTCAAGGATATGGGAGGTGTCACCAAAGAAGGCAGGTgacatttaatttgggaaaggagacttctttcccaccataggaaagtcttttttttaccattagatTGAGTAGTACCACCATTGTTATTATAGTCTATCCACACTATATTTTCTTCACATCATCTCTAACCTTAACATCAACATGGAAATCCAGAAGGACATGGAACATCACAACAAAACATCAACAAtcaacataacaacaacaacacactcTTCTCTCCttcgaaaatcaaaacaaaacaacatggaAATTAgatgttttcttttattgttaCCTTTATCTtacttttcttctattttcatcaTACAGTATCTGCATTCATCAATACACcaaattaaattagaattagATGTATCTGGATTTAAATTCAGATTTGATTGTTTGTACAAAAAAATCTTAGACTTTGTATCTTTATGACAGATGTTTGAAGAATTTAGCTAACATATCCAATTTGAGTGCTGATATATTCAgtagagaaagagaagaaacataAGGATGAAGATAAAGATGatgagaaaaaggaaaagaaggataaggagaagaagaaggaaaagaaggaCAAAACTGATGTAGAGGAGAAGGAACATAAGAAGGACAAAGATAAGAAGAAAAAGGTGGGAAAGAATCGCAATTTTAATGGTTAGTGAAGATAGTAAGATAAGAATTCAGTGTTGAGAGACTATTGTAATAGTGTGTTCTTTGTATGATCCAATGGTTAGAAAAGACTTTCCCATAATGGGAAAGAAGTCTcttttcccaaattaaatgccaCCACGAAGGCATTccttttagttttgaaaaaagttatttGGGGTACataaaagagagaagagaaaatataaaaattaaaaatatgattggttaaaaagaaaagtaacaTGAGTGTAACAGATATTTTATGTGTTAGTAGGTTAAACTCTtacacataaaataatttaactagCTGATAAaataggaagaagaaaaaagttaacACCCATATTCCCCACATGTACCATACAAACGTGTTTGTGTTCAATAAAGACATCAAAATATTAGTGCCAAAATAAACAAGACATCAAGATATTTTGTACCGGTCAAAATATTAGTGCTCAATCAGGCTGGGCCTCCAAATACTTCGGGCCTCtaacgaaaaattaaatctaataacCACctccacttaaataaaaaatatatatgttatatcattttctttctttagtacacgtttgagttttttctagactctagttctcctttttgtacataaatcggatcctaaaaaaaaaccatccctaatttgtataatcacttaatcagtcaatttgaaaagttatttcattgaaagaatcacaacaatcatttttttcttcgcataaaccattcgttttaccCTTTTCTACAACAGAGGAGTGTCAAATTCAAACGACACcgttagataaatttcacctcttttacttaattttttttaattcctttcatgtttagaacttcttcttattctaattttttttttaatgaaatttagctatacaaaaaaattacgttttattttactatgacctattttaaaaagagagccgAACCTCCTATTTCACGGGATGCAATAACATGTTATAGCACAAGGGGTAATCTTAgagttgaaaaattgaaaaatatcttCCCAACTTATagttctttttcaatttttgttataGATCTCTAAGattgttgaaaaattgaaaaaaaatcaatggataTACAACCCAAGAAAAAATCCTTACCACATGTGCTAATCTTCCCATGTCCAGCACAAGGCCATGTAAATCCAATGCTAAAGCTAGCTGAACTTCTTGCAATTCAAAACATCTACATCACTTTTCTCAACACCAAATACATCCATAACCGACTCATACAATTCAATGATGATATTCAAGCTCTTTTAGAATGTTACCCTAAGCTTCAATTCAAGACCATCTCTGATTTTCACAGTGAGGAGAAACATCCTGGATTTGGAGAAAAGGTAGGTGATGTAATTTTGTCACTGAGTTTGTATGGTAAGCCTTTGTTGAAAGATATAATTGTCTCCGAGAAAATAAGTTGCATTATTTTGGATGGAATATTTGGTGATCTTGCTACTGATTTGGCTGCTGAGTTTGGGATACAATTGATTCATTTTCGTACTATTAGTGCTTGTTGCTTTTGGGCTTATTTATCTGTTCCAAAGCTCTTGGAGTGCAATGAGCTTCCCATTAAAGGTATTATAACACTGAAACTGCTCTTAGAGTTTTAattaacagattttttttttctttataattttcaCTTGGTTCTtgattattatttcttttgccAAAATAATTGAGTAAAAAATGTTCCACTCAAAACACCATCTTAGGGATCTAGTAGGTGAAGCAGTAGTGGATAATCTGAATCGGTTATTATATTGttgaattatttcattttatcatgGATAAACATATGCCTCTTTACTTTTCCTTTAACTAAATAGTTAGATAGTGTTAGCCAAATCCTAACTAAACTAACAAAAATGCGGAGTTTGAACCATAGCTTATCCATTTATGTAAGTTTTTAATGACTATTGTCATCTAGTCTAGGTAGAAAAGTAAAAATagtttcacatatttttttttaggattaaataaataaatggtccctttaaatatacaaacatttgattttagttcctctaaaatatTCTTTAGACTTTTGgtctctctaaaaaatttcatctatGAAATTAGTTTTTGCTCTACATTGAGTATTACACTAGAGCATGGACTAATTTCATACATGAAAATTTTTAGAGGGAACAAAagccaaaataatattttaggaaaactaaaatcaaatgttagTATATTTCAGAggactatttacttatttaacccttttttataTAGACACATGCAACCTTTGAATTAACTAGGTATTTTTGTTTTAGGTTTCTTCTAACGCAAcaaaatgtatttaatttttctctgtaactttttttttgtaacttttGTTATAGATGAATTTTGCTACACATTGGTGCATGCTGAATAAGAAACACTTCTAACAGAAGGTGTTATAGATGAACGAATGATACATTATAGAGTTGATAGTGACAAAATGTGAATAAATGCGACTGATGCAAATAATATGATTGtatatttattcaaataaaatgaGTTATACGAGTGTTCTTGTTTAATTTATAGGAGATGAGGACATGGATCGCATCATAAGAAACGTGCCAGGCATGGAAAACTTGCTTCGATGTAGAGATCTTCCAAGTTTCCGTAAAATGGATGATAGTGATACCATATTAGACAAGGCTGCACTTCTGACCCAACAATCACTTAAAGGCAATGCACTAATACTCAACACGTTCGAGAATCTAGAATCCCCAGCTCTCTCTCAAATTCGTCTTCATGCCCCTAAACTCTACACCATTGGCCCTCTTCACCACCACCtcaacaccacaaaaaaaacatcatcgTCATCGTCCTCCTCCTCCAAGAGCAATTTCTTCGAAGTGGATAGAACTTGCATGACATGGCTTGAATCTCAACCGTTGAAATCGGTTGTATATGTTAGCTTTGGTAGCATCACCCCAATGAAGGGAGAAGAAATCATTGAGATTTGGCACGGTTTATTGAATagcaaaaaaccatttttgtggGTGATTAGGCCAAACATGGTACAAGAAAAAGGACTATTGAAGGAGCTTGAGGAAGGGACTACTAAAGAGAAAGGGATGATTGTGGGGTGGGTTCCACAAGAGGAAGTTTTGTCACACAAAGCAATTGGTGCCTTTTTGACACATAGTGGATGGAATTCTACTTTGGAGAGTGTGGTTTGTGGTGTGCCTATGATATGTTGGCCTTATTTTGCTGATCAACAAATTAATAGTAGGTTTGTGAGTGATGTTTGGAAACTTGGGTTGGATATGAAAGATGTTTGTGATAGGAAGGTTGTGGAGAATATGGTGAATGATGTTATGGTGAATAGGAAGGAGGAGTTTGTTAGATCAGCAATGGATATAGCTAAGTTGGCATCCAAGAGTGTGAGTCCTGGTGGTTCCTCCTACAACAACTTCCAAGatttaattcaatatataagGTCTACTAGCCCATAAGATGTGAATTTTTCCCTTTAATTCTCCTACTAAAAACTTCTCATATTTTTATAAGTGTGTATGAAGATCATAAAAATAAGTATGTATTTGGACGTgaaaaatttgattgttttttaccaccaaaaaaattgattgttttttaaaCTTATAAAATGATAGTGAGGATGGAGAAAGTAGTCTCataaatttgttcttttttaatattttaaaattcggtatccgatccaagaatcgattAATCCGAGGGGatcaatcccaccgcccacttgcgggggtcCCGTTTAAAGTCAAAGCAAGTTCTCTATGGACTTAACCCATCGAAGTAGCCTCATAAAATTATTTAGGTAAAAGTACATTTATGTTTCCTTAACTTGATTTCATAtgataatttgattttattacaaaaaataacgatttgattatttattttttctcataaTTTTGGTTCTTTTAGTTCATATCTAAATATAAATGGACAAAAAAAGTTAAGAGACCACCAAAATAAGTAAAGATTAAATGtttatttgaaattaagttaaaacaacgtgtaaataattttgttaatgaCTTAATCATTGTGTTTTTAGAGGTCTTAATCATTGTGTTGTCTCTTTTGTATTTGTTCATCAACATTTCACGTGTCCAATTTACTTGTGTTTAGGTAAATTTGGGTATGGTGGTGGCCCAGATTGAGTTTCGTGCTATAGTATGGAGTTTTGTGATTTAGTAttgttatttcatttttgtcCTTTTATGCCATAAATAACTTTTGTcgtaaaaaatcttttaaaatccttcaatTGATGTGAATTGGATATTCTGGAATTGCAAAGGTAAATCTATTGAGTCGGGTGGGATCATAAGGAATTGTAGAGATTAATAATAATTGGCCATGTTAAAGAatgtatacattttttttcttcttccattgccAATTATACTTCTTGGTTTAAGAAGTTTCGACAGAAAAAGAAGTTTGTTAGGAAGTAAATATCTTAATCGTGAGCTTAGATTCTACCtataaaagagagaaataaattgtttttttattttagggaaatCAATTTGAATTAACCTTTTGTGTGTGTGAAAGGTGTGAAATAGTCTAGTCATAAATGAGGGGCATTGTAGGAGAGTTGTCACAACTCGATGGATCTATATTCAAATTTCGACTAATGAGACATTCATAATAATGAGATATTCATATTTGGTATTAATCACGTCTCAAATAAGATTATTTTTAGTGGATATACCCTATGTAAAATCACGGGGAAAAAAGTGTTGTCCACTGAAATAAGATTATATTTGGAATTTGAATATTGTGATGACATGTTATCTTACGTTATTTTAGTatgtttttcaatcattttaataGTGATTTGAGTCAATCAAAAAGAGTTTTAGAGAATACAAGGTATTTAGAGGATATGCTTTACCTTGTATCCTCAAGTTCGTCATGATAACCCAGCTAAATTGGGTGAGGTTGTTGCCACCTTAGATTACTCTGGTATGGATTCCTCAGATTTCTTGCATATGCAACCCAAGTATTTTACATGCTCGTCTGATAATTCCAAACTTGTCGGAATGCATGCACCACTTGCATGAGCTTGTTCACACAAGTCACACCCTGAACTTTTTGATGAGATTTGAAATAGATCTTTGCTTCTAACTTCTTTAAAATGGTTTCAATTTAAATACTAGAAGTTTGTTACTTGCAAGTAAACATCATGAGTGTTTAGATAATACATTCTTCTTTGTGGAAGCCTCCTCATCGGTGTACGAATGATATTCATTTAGAAAGCTCttgtatttttatgtttaactactccctccgtctctaattataagatccttttgagaattttttttgtccctttttataagacccctttgttatttccaactacattaattatttctttacatatatacccctatttattatacatctttttcttcaatcagcaataagtagcatatggaaaacataaactaactctctcttaaggataaaattgtaaaaacaatagtgattacaaacaactttaatacaaatatccgctTTCTTAATTTCcgtgattttaataaaaaggtcttataattagggacggagggagtatatgtttTGATATATTTGATACTTGGTGTGATTATTATAGTATAATCAACTGTCCTTTGACTTTTATCATATTGAAGCTGCACTTATTTAATAAGGccaattatgtatttttttatcaataggaTGACGATGTTGTGGGAGATCATTTCTTCAAGTGTGGTATGTaatgtttttggttttgttataTATTCAGATTCAAGGAAAAAACACTAATacaattgtatttttgtttgggAACCAATTCAATAGTATATTAGTGATGTTCTGATTAAAGTGAGATTATTGGTCTATATGGACTGATCCAacacaaaaattattaatatatggAGGATTGGAACCTAAGATCTAGAGAGAATCACATTACAAGATCCTAAATTTAACCCACTAAACCAACCCATAAAGAGTATTAAATTTTAATCACACAACTCTGGCCTAGAATCATTGTTTTTCTATGGGTAATGAACTTTGTATTGGGTTTGATTGTCAAGTTTCTTGAATAAAGAAGGAggttaaaaaatattagttattagTGATTATGTTCCACATCGCTTAGTTTAGTGAAGCAAGGGGAAGACCAATGTTATATATTGAACTTTGGTTCTTTGTTATCAGATGCACAACACTTTAAGCTTATATTTGACTTAGtttaaagggaaatgctaaccggtgcccccggagcactggttaaggatatgaaaaaggaaattatatagtagttaatgcattgaaattgtgtaattaattgataataaagtcagaaacagtttccttttatggtaataattctcttttatggtatgcttaacccgtgccccggaggcaccggttagcaggaccctagtttaaatattaattttgtgaGAGTGTGGGTGTATTAGGACATTGGAGGTGAGAGTTAGAGAGttttcacattatattcttgtgcagtaattgtatttatttttcttcttcatcctgCTATTTCCTAACACTTTGTAGTTTGTGACTATAATGAACCAGGTTACATCAATTGAGTATTTCCTTTTGGGTTTTGGTGATTTAAATCTAACCAATATACTCCAttcgtcccaaattgtatgatgttttgggcattttacacatattaaaaaatgcaattaatattgtgtggaaaagagatattatgagttgttttacaaaattgtccttaataaataatatgggaaaaataaatgaaagaattgaaataagagagtaataaatagttaaagttataatagaaaaaataacattaaagttgcattggtattgtaaagcgacatacaatttgggacaaatttttttccctaaaacgACATACGATttgagatggagggagtattactTTCTTCATAGGAAGACGGTGAAAGTAGCCACTTCGAACAAACCAGAAATTATTTGTACCAGCCACACAAACCACAAGCAACCTCTTactatgtaaatatttttttgtggttgtgctcatttttagtttttcaatGAAGTATTGCTATCCTATTTGTTACTAAGATTATACCACCTCCGTCCTTAAATATATAACTTGagaattaagaaagttgattCTCGAACTAATTTTATTGATAATTGCTATTGCtttacatgtttatttttttaggagaaaaaattatttaatgtttttatgaAGTATTTATTATATCTGTTAAGAAGAATATTTATTAGATATTGCAGAAAAGTATGTAACATGGAATGGTAATGGTAAAGAATAATTAATacacattaaaatttaaaatggtcttataaaaagggataaaaaaattcaaaagaatcTTATAATTATAGGCGAAAGTAATGCTAATTTTCGAGAATGATGTTTTTTACAAATGAAATACTAAATCGTGTATTGAGAATGCAtatcataattattttattttggtcaattAACCGACCCACCGGTTTGAATATTACGTTTGTAACAGAAAAATAACCGCTAATTCTTGCTATACTATACTATTGCAAGAATTCTAACCTTTAAATGAGAAATTCAACAGAAGAATAAAACAGTAAACATGAACATCAATCCtagagtaaaaaaaataaaaaaatcattctaacaaaaaatgtaaatttacaCTAATGtagtttatatatgaataaatgatatttCTCATGATTCCTAATAACAGTAGACAAACTTTCAATTGCTTTATATCATATTATCCAACTGCTTTATTATTAGATCTTAACGATATGGAACAAATCCATTATAGTTGCATAACTAACCCTCATTGTTATCATCCCCTAAAGATCTTTTATGTAATCCATGTATATCTCGTTAAGTTGGTAGCCCCACCTTGAATTTTGATTAACAAAACCAGTCAAAAACTAGGCAGTGAAGTTGGATATCTTTGTTGGTTCAGTTTGAAGTTGCACTTTTATTGAACCATATTACTATAAAATTTACGGTCCCCACATATCGTTATGTTATGCCACTAATTTGACTTATGCTTTAATTACATCAATAGAATTTAGTTAAGCCAACTTCCCTAACCAAAGTGACATGGGTGACTTGGTGAGGTTGGTACGTATAGTGGTGGTGGggttataatataatttatattcatattcataactTAATTAAATCAACACGAACGGGGTTTGGTTCACCAAATTAACCAAGGGTGTTCCATGCCCTTAATTTAAGCTCTTAATTTCTTGCGTGCGATAGTGACATAACCAAACACACCGTTAGAGTGGATATGATATCAGCttcattttttactttctctaTTGGTTCTTAActccttaattaatttttctcaaTGCTGGTTTTGGTATAGTgagttttttttcccttttttttggTGCAAAGTTTGCGGGTACAATTCAAGGAGCACGTCCTTAGTTCAACCAGACAAAGACAAAATTgctataaataattattaaattaaattcttttgacaaattaataaattaaattgaaaagttaaaagtaaaacaaacatGTCACCATGCATTTACAAGCATGCCAATGTACGTACTTAAGGAATATACGGAGTCTTGATCAATAAGAAACTCAAGTCTTGTTCATGCACGCTCACATATTAATTAatgtggcaaggagctccttccaaggacgtatctAGGGAATACCGGATTCGATTATCAGGGGGAACAacacttggccagtgcgcatgcctctacgcatgagccagATTAATCGATCACCTTTGGTgtgtcggaaaccggtgcgaaagccaaaaaaaattaaaaaaataataataataaaaaaaatcaatgttcaAATCGCATTGCACGGAGAAACATCATGTAAAATGGGTGTGATTTCACCCAAAAAAGAGAGCATGTTACACAAATATTCTAGTCTTCATGTAACTTTCCGGAACGATTGTAGGATAATAGCAAAATCTAGGTCTGAAACAAAGTGCGATTGTTGATTGTCaatagctatttttttttatttttttttatataatatatagctATAATTACTATTAGCATTAGTATTAGAGCAATGTTATATATtaagaaagattttatcaagaaattgttccgaaattaatgttattatttaagggtgttatgtatttttttttataaaacattaataaataagactgaaatctaagggtgattattctatcatgtcattcttgaatccATCGTGATTTTAAATTCGCTATACATAGCATTATGCTTAGTATTATATACTTCATCCAGTgtcatcgtgagcttaactcagttggttggACAATACATCAAATATGCAAGGTATGGGGTCCAACCCTGGTcagtaccaaaaaaaaaatatatacttcatccggtcatatttataagaaacatttgacttttttaattaattgcataaatgatgtatttgatctatattcTAAACAACATACATTACTCAATGAATCTAAGTCAAATTgttcttataaatagaaccggagggagtattggtAATTATCTAAATGACATCAATCATTCTCAAAACTTTTGTATATTGATCCGGAGTGGACTGAGGACGACGATTGTCGTTGATTGAATATGATGGAGGACACTCACGATACTCTTTGAGGATGCGGTGTATATGTAAGGACTCCGACTCtcaagtaagagataattttaaGAGAGCCAATGATTTAACTAGAATAGAGAATATACCCACTTACTAGAGGCCTTTTACTTGCAAGGTGTAGGGAATGTGAGATTCTAAggaaaattgattttcacacATGTTATAGGGTTGAGAAACACcagtaaaatatcaaaataccccctctgtagttaactgccgaggaaaaataaaaccggctgcagttaactccTGAGGAAaacctcgacagttaactaccgaagaaaatgaaaacccaaaattatcatcatcatgtgtgaacaacaattttcgATTTTAAGATAGTTCGACGGATACTTAGATCTAGAAATGATATGTGGATCACCGTCTAATTGTTATCGTATATAAGACAGTGATTTGAGTATAAAGACTTAACGTGGTTGGAACACATTGATATTGGTTCATGACTACATGTTACATGTGCTACTTTATGATTCTCAATactataaaaagaagaaaaatgatttcACTAACTAAAGTAAAAATATCAAACACATGGAGAAGGAGGTGCTTTCACCCGCCAATGTACAATGATGCTGCTAGTCAACAGTACAAGCACAGTGGTAACAAACTCAACTATTGTCTACTGTCTTCAACCAACTACTGTCTCCCCCCATGACCCCAAGAGACATATGTCCCTAATTAGTATTGTCACTTTTTCCTtactaaaaacaaacaaatcattCCCTTAAGTTTGATCGTTTAAGTTGTGATTATGAACTAAGCCTCTAATATATTGTTCATTGAACAATTGAGCTCGGAGCAACTAAGGTGACAATCGAGTTAGATTCAaagattgtaaaaaaaagtcaaaactaATAGAAAAGGCTATTTTAAATACGAGcctattatttcaatttatatgACTCAATTGTCTCCATATTTTTGCAATTCTTTCAATATTCGCATTATCGTATGTGtgtcttcatatttttttttctatagaaaaaaacaatatatctttttttgttggCATAATACCTCACATTTTTTTATGAGTGCTTGTTGAATATTCTAATTGttagtgatgttttttttaaaagtgtttCAACCGTACCACGATAACATTAGAGAAGtaaaaaatgtgttttgttAAATCCTCATTCTAAATGCATATACCCCAACCCAtaagattatttatttatgactCTTTATTTATTGTCACTATTTGGCCACGCAAGTCTCCACTTTGCAGGTGCGTTTGTTACGGTAGATGTCACGAACTACACTTCATTTGCCATTAAGGTGCATGTCTACTTACGtgtagatgtttttttttttttttgagcaggTGTAGAACCGTAGATACTTTTTTGACAAACAATGTTAatgctttttaaaaataatatgcaTTCAATTACATACTACAAGatacatatttataaaattattttatgaacttGTTGTAAGAAAATGACGTAATAGTGTAATAATTAGATGTAACTATAATCTTTTACATCTAATATAAATTtgagtgtttttttatataaataatttggtATGGAGAAAATACTAATCGATTTAAATTAAAgtagaaagtaaaaaaattatcgaCCTCTTTTCAACAATCTCATCAACACCTACTCTCCTATTAGATTAAGTTGAATCGATTTTTAAAATGTGAGACCTaccataatttaaattaatatatatatatatgtgtgtgtaaagaacaaaataaaccaaatgtaaaaaaaaaaaaaaaaaaaaaccttgttaAAAAGTTCCTTACGAATTTACTAAGTTTACCGAGTCATTGCAAATACAACCAAGCAATCTCGtttccttttcaaatttatatCGGAGTCAATCATACCATTCCACAAATTAATTCACAATTTTAACAACCTTGCTTAGGATCGTTGTTTTATAGCACATGAACATCTATTGGATTTGTAATGTTAATTGTAACCACATTATAAAACAAAGGtactttttataataaaaagtgTGTGCATCGAGTCTATGTGTTCATAAAGGTCAAGACACATCTCAAGATTCATAGGACGATGATCGAGATTCTTTTAGATTATCCATAAACAATCCTCACTTAAAAATAGGAGTTGAACTACTAGACATCTATTAATCCACATTGGTCAGAACGAACTTATAATGTAGGTTTAAATGTGTCGCTGgaccttgcactttcatcagattttggcattagTTGctgtacttttttttgtttggcattggaaATATtagtattggtccctctgttaactttctgttaaaaaaaaacacaaaactaatggagtgccacgtggcccaatcatttcacggcACGTGgtaccaatatcaatatttttacaaagtgcatgaaccaataccaatatttttacaaagtgcagagaCTAAtgccaatagttttgtgtttttttttaacagaaaattaacagagggaccaatatcaatattttcacaaagtgtagggaccaactccaaacaaaacaaaaaagtatagGGATCAATGTCATAATCTGATGAAAGTACAGGGATTAAAGGCATATTTAAACCCATAATGTATATCGCAATAATAAATGGTTCGGATTGGTTTAACTCATTTATATACATGAATCCGAACTGATTGAGCTAGACCAATACATTTAACATCTCTAAAGACAATGATATTGTACCTTTTATCGTTACATTTATATCTTCGTCTCAGACAAACCAAAACTTAAAATTATACGGTTGATATGAATCTAATCCACACTTGGAGAATTATCGAGTTACTCCTCGcaaacattcaaatatttttggcttaaatgctctttgatcccttaaatatttaattggtatcgctttgatcCCTTcactaaaaaaagattgtttgagtaatttaagttttttttttaatctcgttttggtcccttctgttaggtttaataaaaaacgttaagcgtgaacacgtgtcaccttgtcattagctctgagaatttttttttttacaaaaaaatatttttaaaaaaattattttttaatatatatattttattttttaaaaaaaaattcacagaaccaatgacaaggtgacacatgTTAACTCTGGGACgcgtgtcactttgtcattggctttgagatttttttttaaatatatatatatatatatattaaaaactcagagtcaatgacaaggtgacacgtgagttaacttttttttttaaaccctaacggtaacctaacagaagggaccaagagaataaaaaaaaacttaaatactcaaaccttttttttttagttaagggaccaaagcgataccaattaaatacttaatggaccaaaagagcatttaagccaatattttttatatttttttggttcatGTGACCATATACTTGGTTCACTTTATGTGAAATTACAAGTTTGT
Above is a genomic segment from Medicago truncatula cultivar Jemalong A17 chromosome 5, MtrunA17r5.0-ANR, whole genome shotgun sequence containing:
- the LOC11409912 gene encoding 7-deoxyloganetic acid glucosyltransferase, producing MDIQPKKKSLPHVLIFPCPAQGHVNPMLKLAELLAIQNIYITFLNTKYIHNRLIQFNDDIQALLECYPKLQFKTISDFHSEEKHPGFGEKVGDVILSLSLYGKPLLKDIIVSEKISCIILDGIFGDLATDLAAEFGIQLIHFRTISACCFWAYLSVPKLLECNELPIKGDEDMDRIIRNVPGMENLLRCRDLPSFRKMDDSDTILDKAALLTQQSLKGNALILNTFENLESPALSQIRLHAPKLYTIGPLHHHLNTTKKTSSSSSSSSKSNFFEVDRTCMTWLESQPLKSVVYVSFGSITPMKGEEIIEIWHGLLNSKKPFLWVIRPNMVQEKGLLKELEEGTTKEKGMIVGWVPQEEVLSHKAIGAFLTHSGWNSTLESVVCGVPMICWPYFADQQINSRFVSDVWKLGLDMKDVCDRKVVENMVNDVMVNRKEEFVRSAMDIAKLASKSVSPGGSSYNNFQDLIQYIRSTSP